ctattaataatgaatttatggttagtttaataaaaaacttattatataattagatgaaccaacttatttttctaatgattctaagaatcatcctagtgatgacacatgaatacaaaaaaaaatcgtaaTGTTTCTCGGATAGGGGAtggaatttttttatgtttttattggtATTAAGAAAGTTAGCAGTAGATAACAATTAACAACAAAGATTGCACTTATTCTGCCACAAACATGTGTTTCTTAAACTTGCAGTTAAAATGATGGTGCTAATCATAACATTAGATTGAAGCAGAGACAATGCTCACTTGGGAAGACCAGTTTCCGGATCGAGAAGAGCTTGAGTTTGGTCGGGAAGCACGACGGGACCTCTTCCAGGTCTAGTGCAGATAAAATAACTGACTTCTCCTTTTTGATCCTGTGTTCCGATGTTGTCTTTAATTTCAGGTGGAGGTTGCAGATTCTCTACACTGTTTTCTCCATCTAATCCTGCCTCCTTTAGAATTGAATTGTCTCCCACTACGTAACTGGtaaaatcaaagaaaccaaaattattacaaacagctttttattaaactcgTATAAACCGCAGTGGACGAGTCGCACAGTTTAAATCTGTTACCTCTTCATGTCAGTGTCAGACTTAGGAGGGAAATAGTAGAGAAGCCCCTGGAGAAGTTGAACAGCTACCTTTCTGTTGCGTGCAATCAGTACAGCATTTGGGCCAGCGTCAAATGTATAAGCAACCTGTCCAGATTTGAAGTTAACTCGAGTTATATGATGTTTATATACTTGAGGAACACAAAAGAGTTTTTTGGGAATGAGACTCGAGATAAAGGTGGTCTGTTCTAATCTCAAATCCTAATGCTTGAAAACAAATATTGGAACTAACAGATGATCAAAAGATCGAGCAAGAAACAGCTTAGTAGGACTTTTTACCTGTGGAGTCCCTTCAGAACGGTTCCACTTTTCAACTAAGCTAATTATCCTGGGGAAGGAGTTAACAGCTTGATATTAAAAGGGAAAATGGAGATTGATATTGCTAAATGGCATATAACTGTCAAATTAGAAAGATACCTGTGGGAGGTGTCATTCATGTAAAATATGGGTGGAGATGTATCTAGACAAACAGCATGAAACTGATTACTGTCTGTGCAGCTCAATTGGGTAAAAGATGCAAAATCTCGGTTTTTAATAGCTTCCTCCATTTGCACAATCCGTTTTGGCACAACTTCCTACAGAGAAATAGAACATGAGGTTAAACAGTTGATACAGATTACAGAGTTCCATCAAACACCCAGAAGAGAACGGACTTTTGCTCTGTGTTGTAAAAGCAAACTCGTCTCAACACTTTCACGCATTCCAGAGGTGCTGCTCGTTTCCTTCTGGCGTGAACTCACCTGGGTGTAACATAAGGTTAAACCAGTTATAAAC
The window above is part of the Brassica napus cultivar Da-Ae chromosome C8, Da-Ae, whole genome shotgun sequence genome. Proteins encoded here:
- the LOC106413053 gene encoding diphosphomevalonate decarboxylase MVD2, peroxisomal-like; this encodes MAAEKWVYMVTAQTPTNIAVIKYWGKRDEVRILPVNDSISVTLDPDHLCTVTTVAVSPAFDRDRMWLNGKEISLSGSRYQNCLREIRSRGGDVEDREKGVKIEKKDWERLNLHIASHNNFPTAAGLASSAAGFACLVFSLAKLMNVEEDPSQLSAIARQGSGSACRSLFGGFVKWKMGSKDDGSDSVAVQLADEKHWDDLVIIIAVVSSRQKETSSTSGMRESVETSLLLQHRAKEVVPKRIVQMEEAIKNRDFASFTQLSCTDSNQFHAVCLDTSPPIFYMNDTSHRIISLVEKWNRSEGTPQVAYTFDAGPNAVLIARNRKVAVQLLQGLLYYFPPKSDTDMKSYVVGDNSILKEAGLDGENSVENLQPPPEIKDNIGTQDQKGEVSYFICTRPGRGPVVLPDQTQALLDPETGLPK